One Alkalicoccus halolimnae DNA segment encodes these proteins:
- a CDS encoding DUF2188 domain-containing protein: MREYSVRPNKDVTAWMVKIEDVAPETSFDQKDEAIAHAEEMAKDHSPSRLHIYNNKMEVEETRNFE, encoded by the coding sequence ATGCGCGAATATTCCGTAAGACCTAATAAAGATGTAACAGCATGGATGGTAAAAATTGAAGATGTAGCACCTGAAACTTCATTTGATCAGAAAGATGAAGCTATTGCACATGCAGAAGAAATGGCTAAAGATCACAGCCCAAGCCGTCTGCATATTTATAACAACAAGATGGAAGTGGAAGAAACGAGAAACTTCGAATAA
- a CDS encoding thioredoxin family protein: MIPMQNMEETEKFLTEHPMTLVYISRSKCSVCQSLKPQLERLLENYPHIRSASVSADELPEAASRFEVLTAPAVLLFIEGKERWRGARFIQREELEHQFIQWSEALEQ, translated from the coding sequence ATGATACCAATGCAAAACATGGAAGAAACGGAAAAATTCTTAACTGAACATCCGATGACACTTGTTTATATATCACGAAGTAAATGTTCTGTCTGTCAAAGCCTTAAACCCCAGCTGGAGAGATTGCTGGAAAATTATCCGCATATTCGTTCTGCCTCTGTTTCTGCGGATGAACTGCCCGAAGCAGCTTCCCGTTTTGAAGTGCTGACCGCTCCAGCCGTCCTCCTTTTTATAGAAGGAAAAGAAAGATGGCGCGGTGCCCGCTTTATTCAACGCGAAGAGCTTGAACATCAGTTCATTCAGTGGAGTGAGGCACTGGAACAATAA
- a CDS encoding sensor domain-containing diguanylate cyclase, protein MDKKLDYAPCGYIVFTREGRIEETNETMCDILSSTKTEINGEHLNNILTKASKIYFQTYFTPLLMMHTKVNEMYLTFVTSEGEETPALINAQVRDDMVECAVLQMKIREEYEQQMLFDKRNAERILEETDKAYRQLQGLLQEFEQKRWELTMLNGELEQLSITDSLTGLYNRRYMENRIDDLLEKAREDTVPFGVIMIDIDLFKVVNDRFGHQAGDEVLKELAQVLEGGVRSDDIVGRLGGEEFLILLGSAGEKEAVETGKRLCQLAADKVWESTAVTVSVGVSVYAEGDTQRELLERADQALYKSKADGRNRSTYHGHIC, encoded by the coding sequence ATGGATAAAAAACTCGATTATGCCCCATGCGGCTATATAGTATTTACGAGAGAGGGCCGTATTGAAGAAACGAATGAGACGATGTGCGACATTCTTTCTTCAACAAAAACTGAGATAAATGGGGAACATCTCAACAACATTCTTACAAAAGCTTCTAAAATTTATTTTCAAACGTATTTTACTCCGCTGCTGATGATGCATACGAAAGTCAATGAAATGTATTTAACTTTTGTTACGTCTGAAGGAGAAGAAACACCTGCTCTCATTAATGCTCAGGTAAGAGACGATATGGTGGAGTGCGCGGTTCTTCAGATGAAAATACGTGAGGAATACGAACAGCAGATGCTTTTTGATAAAAGAAACGCAGAAAGGATTCTGGAAGAGACCGATAAGGCTTACAGACAGCTGCAGGGGCTGCTTCAGGAATTTGAACAAAAACGATGGGAGCTGACGATGCTCAATGGAGAACTCGAACAGCTTTCCATTACCGATTCGTTAACAGGTCTGTACAATCGCCGGTACATGGAAAACCGGATAGACGATCTGCTGGAAAAAGCCCGGGAAGATACTGTGCCTTTTGGCGTCATTATGATCGATATTGATCTTTTTAAAGTTGTTAACGACCGGTTTGGGCACCAGGCGGGAGATGAAGTACTTAAAGAGCTGGCACAGGTTTTGGAAGGTGGAGTCCGAAGTGATGATATCGTCGGGAGGCTCGGAGGAGAAGAGTTTTTAATTCTTCTTGGTTCCGCAGGGGAAAAGGAAGCGGTGGAAACCGGGAAGCGTCTCTGCCAGCTGGCTGCTGATAAAGTATGGGAATCGACAGCGGTTACGGTCAGTGTCGGAGTGAGCGTTTATGCAGAAGGAGATACGCAGCGGGAACTCCTGGAAAGGGCGGATCAGGCTCTGTACAAATCGAAAGCAGATGGAAGAAACCGCTCCACGTATCATGGCCATATATGCTGA
- a CDS encoding SOS response-associated peptidase codes for MCGRFTLTATLDEVKQALEADILKTEQIDPNYNIAPSMEVLVLISDGSRKRLGSLTWGFTPLWIGGKRLINARAESLYSKPTFKKAVKTRRCLIPATGFYEWKNTEDGKKPYFIYHKSNELLAFAGLWQKEVDDSWSCTIVTTEASKDMEGLHHRMPLFLEGEARKEWLDPQQEDVRHLLVPPPPSDRLTMYPISTRVNRPRENDADLLKPAAD; via the coding sequence ATGTGCGGACGTTTTACGCTGACTGCTACGTTGGACGAAGTAAAACAGGCGCTTGAGGCTGATATTCTGAAAACAGAACAGATTGATCCGAACTACAATATCGCTCCGTCCATGGAAGTACTTGTATTAATTTCTGACGGTTCCCGAAAGCGTTTAGGGTCTTTAACGTGGGGATTTACGCCGCTGTGGATCGGAGGAAAGCGTCTGATCAATGCGAGAGCGGAATCTCTCTACAGTAAGCCGACTTTCAAAAAGGCAGTTAAAACGAGGCGGTGCCTGATCCCTGCCACCGGCTTTTATGAGTGGAAAAACACAGAGGATGGAAAAAAGCCATATTTTATTTACCATAAGTCCAATGAGCTGCTCGCATTTGCCGGTCTCTGGCAGAAGGAAGTGGATGATTCCTGGTCCTGTACGATAGTGACAACGGAAGCAAGTAAAGACATGGAAGGGCTTCATCACCGTATGCCACTTTTTCTGGAAGGAGAAGCAAGAAAAGAGTGGCTGGATCCGCAGCAGGAGGATGTAAGACACCTGCTCGTCCCTCCGCCGCCGTCCGACAGACTAACTATGTATCCCATTTCTACCCGCGTGAATCGTCCCAGGGAAAATGACGCTGACTTATTAAAACCGGCAGCTGATTAA
- a CDS encoding acyl-CoA dehydrogenase family protein, with translation MIEKMHRWLEENEEKLRERGFHHDREGSFPTENFTALQEAGYPGITVPEKYGGMGASLTEFLKLQQRLASADGATALSFGWHAGMIKHVDTYDLWEGDLFEFLCREAVKKEALFNVAATERATGSPTRGGKPQTTAVKQKGKWVLNGRKAFTSMLPVLEYAAVTAVVEDTEEISQFFVPMNEEGISMEETWDSVAMRGTGSHDLVLENVKIPLQNRIVPKQQQVEPVTGWLLHIPACYLGIAEAAFDYAAHFSTTYSPNSLDGTISEVSHVRRKLGELELLYRQNEGMLYYTADLWERASPEERSGMKSQLAAVKHTVTNNGIEMVDLAMRITGARSLSADNPLQRYYRDIRAGLHNPPMDDAVIAMLADEAAKRKRFSE, from the coding sequence ATGATTGAAAAAATGCACCGCTGGCTTGAAGAAAACGAAGAAAAATTACGGGAGCGCGGCTTTCACCACGACCGTGAAGGAAGCTTTCCGACAGAGAATTTCACAGCTCTCCAAGAAGCCGGCTACCCGGGGATAACCGTTCCTGAAAAATATGGGGGTATGGGGGCATCCCTTACGGAGTTTTTAAAACTGCAGCAGCGCCTGGCATCAGCAGACGGTGCGACAGCTCTTTCATTTGGATGGCATGCAGGAATGATCAAGCATGTCGATACGTACGACTTATGGGAAGGGGATTTATTTGAATTTCTTTGCCGGGAAGCGGTGAAGAAAGAGGCATTGTTTAACGTAGCAGCTACGGAAAGAGCCACAGGCAGTCCTACCCGCGGCGGAAAACCGCAGACGACCGCTGTGAAACAAAAAGGAAAGTGGGTACTTAATGGAAGAAAAGCTTTCACAAGCATGCTGCCTGTACTTGAGTACGCTGCGGTTACCGCTGTAGTGGAAGATACAGAGGAAATTTCCCAGTTTTTCGTACCGATGAATGAAGAGGGAATCAGCATGGAAGAAACGTGGGACTCTGTAGCAATGAGGGGGACCGGCAGTCATGATCTCGTTCTTGAAAATGTGAAAATCCCGCTTCAGAACCGGATCGTACCTAAACAGCAGCAGGTCGAACCGGTAACGGGCTGGCTGCTTCATATTCCAGCCTGTTACCTCGGTATTGCGGAAGCGGCTTTTGATTATGCTGCTCATTTCAGCACGACTTATTCGCCGAACAGTTTGGACGGTACCATTTCTGAAGTTTCCCACGTGCGCAGGAAACTGGGTGAATTGGAACTGCTTTACCGGCAGAACGAAGGAATGCTCTACTACACAGCTGACCTTTGGGAAAGAGCTTCACCGGAGGAGAGAAGCGGCATGAAATCGCAGCTCGCTGCGGTAAAGCATACAGTAACGAACAACGGGATTGAAATGGTCGATTTAGCGATGAGAATCACGGGAGCAAGAAGCCTTTCTGCAGACAATCCACTCCAGCGCTATTACCGGGACATACGGGCGGGCCTCCATAATCCGCCGATGGACGATGCGGTAATTGCAATGCTTGCAGACGAGGCAGCGAAACGAAAGCGTTTTTCTGAATGA
- a CDS encoding SDR family oxidoreductase: MKYEDIKKLQTEGQPQQTQRQQPGVEDTEMTPSPVYDDPDYRGSGKLENQVVLITGGDSGIGRAVSIAAAKEGAKVVISYKNEHEDAETTKALVEEKGVECIIIDGDIGDEDTCKKIVAQTVDHFGRLDCLINNAAEQHYAEDLRDISKDQMERTFQTNIFGAFHMTKAALDHLEPGSSIVNSVSIVAYQGMPVLMDYSATKGALVALTRSLSENLASKGIRVNGVAPGPIWTPLIPASFPKEQVEKFGTSSPMGRPGQPAELAPAYIYLASHDSSFVSGQVIHVNGGKVVNG; this comes from the coding sequence ATGAAATACGAAGATATAAAAAAATTGCAGACAGAAGGCCAGCCTCAGCAGACTCAGCGCCAGCAGCCTGGAGTGGAAGATACAGAAATGACACCGAGTCCGGTTTATGATGATCCGGATTACCGCGGGAGCGGCAAACTCGAAAATCAAGTCGTACTTATTACAGGCGGAGACAGCGGCATCGGCCGTGCCGTTTCCATTGCAGCAGCGAAAGAAGGCGCAAAAGTCGTGATTTCCTATAAAAATGAGCATGAAGATGCGGAAACGACGAAAGCGCTCGTAGAAGAAAAAGGTGTCGAATGCATCATTATTGATGGTGACATCGGGGATGAAGATACTTGCAAAAAAATTGTTGCTCAAACGGTTGATCATTTCGGCAGACTCGACTGCCTCATTAATAATGCCGCAGAACAGCATTACGCGGAAGATTTACGCGACATTTCCAAAGACCAAATGGAACGCACTTTCCAGACAAACATATTCGGCGCTTTTCATATGACCAAAGCCGCTCTCGATCACCTGGAGCCGGGCAGTTCCATCGTCAATTCCGTATCCATTGTTGCCTACCAGGGAATGCCGGTACTGATGGATTATTCGGCTACAAAAGGAGCTCTCGTCGCACTTACCCGTTCCCTTTCAGAAAACCTTGCTTCCAAAGGGATCCGCGTCAACGGCGTTGCTCCGGGACCGATATGGACGCCGCTCATTCCAGCCTCGTTCCCAAAAGAGCAGGTGGAAAAGTTCGGAACATCAAGCCCGATGGGACGACCGGGGCAGCCGGCTGAACTTGCTCCAGCTTATATTTACCTCGCTTCGCACGACTCTTCGTTCGTCTCGGGCCAGGTTATCCACGTAAACGGCGGTAAGGTCGTCAACGGTTAA
- the nei gene encoding endonuclease VIII, producing MPEGPEIRKAADQVEKAVKGRPALDVHFGLERLEGYEDVLRGAVVTGVDTKGKAMLTRFDNGYTVYSHNQLYGKWIIRSAYNYPKTNRQLRFAIHNEKKSALLYSASEIEVLPDEEVRDHPFIVKVGPDILSEKVTPGMLYDRFQEKRFFRRKWASLLLDQGFAAGIGNYLRSEILFSAGINPSARPVDTSEKKLKKASEATVNLMKQSYSHNGITNDLTLAEKLRKQGKSRNQYRHWVFGREGESCRICGTPVLKIQAASRRLYYCEECQKTS from the coding sequence ATGCCTGAAGGCCCGGAAATAAGAAAAGCAGCTGATCAAGTGGAAAAAGCAGTGAAGGGGCGTCCCGCTCTGGATGTTCATTTCGGACTGGAACGCCTCGAGGGCTATGAAGACGTCCTCCGCGGAGCTGTTGTCACGGGAGTTGATACGAAAGGAAAAGCGATGCTCACCCGTTTCGATAACGGCTACACCGTTTATTCACATAACCAGCTTTACGGCAAATGGATCATCCGCAGCGCATACAATTACCCGAAAACGAACAGACAGCTCCGCTTCGCCATTCATAATGAAAAAAAGTCAGCGCTCCTTTACAGCGCTTCCGAAATCGAAGTCCTGCCCGATGAGGAAGTTCGGGATCACCCTTTCATCGTCAAAGTCGGACCGGATATTTTAAGCGAAAAAGTAACACCCGGCATGCTTTACGATCGATTTCAGGAGAAACGCTTCTTCCGCAGAAAATGGGCTTCCCTTCTTCTCGATCAGGGATTTGCAGCTGGAATCGGCAACTACCTGCGCAGCGAAATTTTATTCAGCGCGGGAATAAATCCGTCCGCAAGACCAGTTGACACCTCTGAGAAAAAGCTGAAAAAAGCCTCGGAAGCGACTGTAAATTTAATGAAACAGTCTTACAGTCACAACGGTATTACCAACGACTTAACACTGGCCGAAAAGCTCAGAAAGCAGGGAAAGTCAAGAAACCAATACCGGCACTGGGTTTTTGGCAGAGAAGGAGAAAGCTGCCGCATCTGCGGAACCCCTGTCCTAAAAATACAGGCTGCCTCCCGCCGGCTTTATTATTGTGAAGAATGCCAGAAAACCAGTTGA
- a CDS encoding sulfite exporter TauE/SafE family protein: MDLSLTALLIVTACAVLIGISKTGLPTLGIFVVAVMASVFPVRESIGIVLPMLITADIVAVLYYRRNADWATLIRLIPWVSGGLVIGFIFLFFVEVNRPIEISLGIIIAAMALLQVWNSFFSRRASAENRSTLFTVVIGTLAGFSTMVGNAAGPVMAIFLLAAGLPKHSFIGTGAWFFLAVNLIKVPLYTSLGLITTSTLTLNAWMIPAILAGTVIGIKTLQKIPQSWFNYIILALALIGGIRLLIGA; this comes from the coding sequence ATGGACTTATCCCTTACTGCTCTGCTTATTGTTACCGCCTGTGCCGTTTTGATCGGCATTTCCAAAACCGGCCTTCCCACTCTCGGCATTTTTGTAGTGGCCGTTATGGCGTCTGTTTTCCCTGTTCGTGAATCTATCGGAATCGTTCTTCCTATGCTGATTACGGCGGATATCGTTGCCGTGCTCTACTACAGACGAAACGCCGACTGGGCAACGCTGATACGCCTCATTCCCTGGGTGAGCGGCGGCCTCGTCATTGGTTTTATTTTTCTTTTCTTTGTAGAAGTAAACCGGCCGATTGAGATCTCACTCGGCATTATCATTGCCGCGATGGCTCTGCTTCAGGTTTGGAACAGCTTCTTTTCCAGGCGTGCCAGTGCAGAAAACCGTTCCACATTATTTACCGTCGTTATCGGGACCCTCGCCGGCTTTTCAACGATGGTCGGTAACGCAGCCGGTCCTGTTATGGCTATTTTTCTGCTTGCAGCCGGACTGCCGAAACACTCCTTTATCGGCACAGGAGCCTGGTTTTTCCTTGCTGTCAATCTGATCAAAGTCCCTCTCTATACTTCGCTGGGACTGATCACCACTTCTACGCTTACATTAAATGCGTGGATGATTCCCGCTATTCTTGCCGGAACTGTGATTGGTATTAAAACACTGCAGAAAATTCCTCAGAGCTGGTTTAACTATATTATTTTAGCTCTCGCTCTGATCGGCGGTATCCGACTTCTGATCGGTGCATAA
- a CDS encoding F510_1955 family glycosylhydrolase, which produces MKKWLAGSGIFLLISGCAGTNEETEDNEGSEGTQKQENSEAAEDMVEIEESGIESISHIHGLEFDRENPDILYAATHHGVVLITEDGVWNQPAEAEHQHDLMGFAVSESNRMVSSGHPSHDSDLGNPLGFMESSDRGETWEQISLQGEVDFHLFNVNQSDPDTIYGIDGMGNGMMKSEDGGETWEIPELDGLDVEYPDIYALLSDPENPERVLIGASTGIYVSEDGGEAWEAVKKDGTITSAAAADGKLYGYLLEEQGSYLAVSNDFGETWEQKNLSFEEDAALHLAIHPEDSEIIAVATGEGDLLLTRNDGESWETLAEAGERQ; this is translated from the coding sequence ATGAAAAAGTGGTTAGCAGGAAGTGGAATATTTTTACTGATCAGCGGATGTGCAGGAACGAATGAAGAAACAGAAGATAATGAAGGATCAGAGGGAACTCAAAAACAGGAGAATTCAGAAGCGGCGGAGGACATGGTGGAAATAGAAGAGAGCGGTATCGAATCGATCAGCCACATCCACGGGTTGGAATTTGACCGTGAGAATCCGGATATTTTATATGCAGCAACTCATCATGGAGTAGTACTCATCACAGAAGACGGTGTATGGAATCAGCCGGCAGAAGCAGAACATCAGCACGATTTAATGGGTTTTGCAGTTAGTGAAAGCAATCGAATGGTTTCAAGCGGTCACCCGAGCCATGATTCTGATCTCGGCAATCCTCTCGGTTTTATGGAAAGCAGTGACAGGGGTGAAACGTGGGAGCAGATTTCTCTCCAGGGGGAAGTGGATTTTCACTTGTTTAACGTGAACCAAAGCGATCCGGATACAATTTACGGTATAGATGGAATGGGGAACGGAATGATGAAAAGTGAGGACGGTGGAGAGACATGGGAAATTCCAGAACTCGACGGTCTTGATGTAGAATACCCGGATATTTATGCTCTCCTATCTGACCCTGAAAATCCTGAAAGGGTGCTGATTGGTGCAAGCACAGGAATTTATGTATCGGAAGACGGTGGAGAAGCGTGGGAAGCGGTGAAAAAAGACGGTACGATCACAAGCGCAGCAGCTGCGGACGGTAAATTATATGGTTATTTGCTTGAAGAACAGGGTTCTTATCTGGCAGTGAGCAATGATTTTGGAGAAACGTGGGAACAAAAAAATCTTTCCTTTGAAGAAGATGCCGCCCTGCACCTTGCCATCCACCCTGAAGATTCGGAAATAATTGCTGTGGCTACTGGAGAAGGGGATCTTTTATTAACGAGAAATGATGGAGAATCCTGGGAAACGCTTGCAGAAGCTGGAGAACGACAGTAA
- a CDS encoding HesB/YadR/YfhF family protein: MKLHITEEAVKWFQNEVEVDEGDTIKFFAKYGGSSPIQSGFSIGFEPNESPITTGVSTEIKGITFYVEEADLWYFDGNDLTVAYDDDSGEIVFEYDNPNEEKQKEKKKEKKKK; encoded by the coding sequence GTGAAGCTGCATATAACGGAAGAAGCTGTGAAATGGTTTCAAAATGAAGTGGAAGTCGACGAAGGAGATACAATCAAATTTTTTGCAAAATACGGAGGGTCCAGTCCTATCCAAAGCGGCTTCTCGATAGGTTTTGAACCGAATGAATCTCCGATCACGACCGGAGTAAGTACAGAAATTAAAGGGATAACTTTTTATGTAGAGGAAGCAGATCTCTGGTATTTTGACGGCAATGACCTGACTGTTGCCTACGATGACGATTCCGGAGAAATTGTGTTTGAATACGATAACCCGAACGAAGAGAAACAGAAGGAAAAAAAGAAAGAAAAAAAGAAGAAGTAA
- a CDS encoding sugar O-acetyltransferase: protein MTEREKMIDSALYNAQDEELVRDRYIARRMIRQFNDLHEEHEIDRAEILREILGSTGSNIYVESTFRVDYGYNIHVGNSFYANFDCTLLDPAPIIIGDRCMLAPGVHIYTAAHPLDPEERAGGLEYALPVTIGDDVWIGGRAVINPGVTIGDGAVIASGAVVTKDVPARTVSAGSPAKVIKHL, encoded by the coding sequence ATGACAGAACGTGAAAAAATGATTGACAGCGCCCTGTATAATGCACAGGACGAAGAGCTCGTGCGTGATCGTTACATAGCAAGAAGAATGATCCGCCAGTTTAACGACCTTCATGAAGAGCACGAAATAGACCGGGCGGAAATACTGAGAGAAATTCTCGGTTCCACAGGCAGTAATATTTATGTGGAATCCACCTTCCGTGTCGATTACGGTTACAACATCCACGTTGGAAACAGCTTTTACGCCAATTTTGACTGTACGCTGCTGGACCCGGCACCGATAATCATCGGAGACCGCTGCATGCTCGCTCCCGGCGTGCACATATATACTGCTGCCCACCCTCTTGATCCGGAAGAACGAGCCGGAGGCCTGGAGTATGCGCTGCCTGTAACAATCGGCGATGACGTATGGATCGGCGGCAGAGCGGTAATCAATCCAGGTGTAACCATTGGCGATGGCGCGGTAATAGCTTCCGGAGCAGTAGTCACAAAAGATGTTCCGGCACGGACCGTATCAGCTGGTTCCCCCGCCAAAGTCATAAAGCATTTGTAA
- a CDS encoding TraB/GumN family protein, with the protein MSEETITRITVNGKDIILIGTAHVSKQSAEQVKQVIEEERPDTVCVELDEQRYQSVMDSERWRSMDIFKVIREKKTTLLFMNLAISSFQNRMAKQFGIKPGQEMIQGVQSAEETGADLVLADRNIQTTFSRIWGNLGFRGKGKLITSVFAGIIFQEKVSEADMERMKQQDTLNAAMHEFSKAFPGLKAPLIDERDQYLAQKIKDAPEKKIVAVLGAAHVPGILKEIHNEQNLDELTSVPPKSKIPKLIGWAIPLLILSIIAYTFINNPAAGTEQMISWLLWNGSFAAIGAAIAFGHPLAVLTAFIIAPISSLNPLMAAGWFSGMVQAYIRRPHVGDLELLSDDVQTMKGFWNNKVTRILLVVIFSNIGSTIGTMIGGADVLRVFFENL; encoded by the coding sequence ATGAGTGAAGAAACAATTACCCGAATTACAGTTAACGGAAAAGATATCATATTAATCGGTACCGCCCACGTGTCCAAGCAGAGCGCGGAACAGGTGAAACAGGTTATCGAAGAAGAACGTCCGGATACGGTTTGTGTAGAGCTTGATGAACAGCGCTACCAGTCCGTAATGGACAGTGAACGCTGGAGAAGCATGGACATTTTCAAAGTGATCCGGGAAAAGAAAACCACCCTCCTTTTTATGAATCTGGCTATTTCTTCTTTTCAGAACCGTATGGCCAAACAGTTCGGCATCAAGCCTGGACAGGAAATGATTCAAGGTGTGCAGTCTGCGGAAGAAACAGGGGCAGATCTTGTCCTGGCTGACCGTAATATTCAGACAACCTTTTCCCGTATATGGGGAAATCTCGGCTTTAGAGGAAAAGGGAAACTGATTACTTCCGTTTTCGCCGGTATTATCTTTCAGGAAAAAGTTTCGGAAGCGGACATGGAGAGGATGAAACAGCAGGATACTCTGAATGCAGCCATGCATGAATTTTCCAAAGCCTTTCCTGGACTGAAAGCTCCTCTTATTGATGAGCGGGATCAGTATCTGGCACAGAAGATTAAGGATGCACCCGAGAAAAAGATAGTCGCTGTCCTCGGAGCCGCACATGTACCGGGGATTCTTAAAGAAATTCATAACGAACAGAATCTCGATGAATTAACGTCAGTACCTCCTAAATCAAAAATACCGAAACTGATCGGCTGGGCTATCCCACTGCTTATTTTATCTATCATTGCCTATACGTTCATTAACAATCCGGCTGCCGGTACCGAACAGATGATCAGCTGGCTGCTGTGGAACGGTTCATTTGCGGCAATTGGTGCCGCGATTGCATTCGGTCATCCGCTGGCGGTGCTGACAGCCTTCATCATTGCTCCTATCAGCTCGCTTAATCCATTGATGGCAGCAGGCTGGTTTTCCGGTATGGTTCAGGCTTACATCCGCAGGCCCCATGTTGGAGACCTGGAACTGCTTTCCGATGATGTACAGACGATGAAAGGGTTTTGGAACAACAAAGTGACAAGAATTTTACTCGTTGTCATTTTTTCCAATATCGGCAGTACGATCGGTACGATGATCGGCGGCGCCGATGTTCTGCGTGTCTTTTTCGAAAACTTATAA
- a CDS encoding alpha/beta fold hydrolase: MGMKSCKSRNSVQVYGAGEKVLMLAHGFGTDQQVWHRLVPELKKNYTVITFDYTGAGLSDAAAYDEKRYSTINGYAQDIVEILDEMKIKKIHYIGHSVSGMIGAEAAMKRPDLFASLIMIGPSAHYLNDGSYHGGFEQNEINALMEMMERNYKEWAKTLAAAAMGRESEDEQTADFEHRLTRNDALITRQFAQVTFQLDYRDYIKHVDVPVTILQAQEDVIAPVEAGRYIHEQIEGSRFVLLEAKGHNPHLINPEEITTQVHEHVEAVEEV; encoded by the coding sequence ATGGGTATGAAATCTTGTAAAAGTCGAAATTCCGTTCAGGTGTATGGAGCAGGAGAAAAAGTGCTGATGCTGGCTCACGGATTTGGGACGGACCAGCAGGTGTGGCATCGCTTAGTTCCTGAGCTGAAAAAAAATTACACAGTAATTACTTTCGATTATACTGGAGCGGGTCTGTCGGACGCAGCCGCTTATGATGAAAAAAGATATTCAACAATCAACGGCTATGCCCAGGATATTGTAGAGATACTGGATGAAATGAAAATAAAAAAAATCCACTATATTGGTCACTCTGTCAGCGGGATGATCGGGGCAGAAGCTGCCATGAAGCGTCCTGACTTGTTTGCATCGTTAATAATGATAGGTCCCTCGGCGCACTACTTAAACGACGGTTCGTATCACGGAGGGTTTGAACAGAATGAGATAAACGCCTTAATGGAAATGATGGAAAGAAACTACAAAGAATGGGCAAAAACACTGGCTGCTGCAGCGATGGGGCGGGAATCTGAGGACGAACAGACGGCTGATTTTGAACATAGGCTGACGCGGAATGATGCCCTTATTACCCGTCAGTTTGCCCAGGTGACGTTTCAGCTGGACTATAGAGATTACATAAAACACGTGGATGTGCCTGTTACAATTCTGCAGGCACAGGAAGACGTGATAGCCCCCGTAGAAGCGGGCAGATACATCCATGAGCAGATTGAAGGCAGCCGATTTGTCCTTCTTGAGGCCAAAGGACACAATCCCCATTTGATAAATCCAGAGGAAATCACTACGCAGGTGCACGAACATGTTGAGGCAGTTGAGGAAGTATAA
- a CDS encoding YpjP family protein, translating to MKIWLRKFTIIMLTVLTLGAYVPPVYGEAESDNDEEFPDAGKQGTAGSAFDNIEDSSIEESEEDIEDLWSMDAYIDEMTLQAREQMMSKLGPKIVNRVEDDILEDILPQIEDVISHVYEQSGEETVPNFTITEHPSTGYGEKIFHIYDEDAETDIVRFHVRRDMKPKQGYFFNFHYHLKDDGFEEHHSIGDIYWDKNTPPKWMAH from the coding sequence ATGAAGATCTGGCTTCGGAAATTTACGATAATTATGTTGACTGTGCTCACACTCGGGGCCTACGTCCCGCCGGTTTACGGAGAAGCAGAGAGCGATAATGATGAGGAATTCCCGGACGCGGGTAAGCAGGGAACTGCCGGAAGCGCGTTTGATAATATTGAAGACAGTTCAATAGAAGAATCGGAAGAAGACATAGAAGATCTCTGGTCGATGGATGCATATATTGATGAGATGACTCTGCAGGCCCGGGAACAGATGATGTCCAAACTGGGACCGAAAATTGTGAACCGGGTGGAAGATGACATTCTTGAAGATATCCTTCCGCAGATTGAGGACGTCATTTCCCACGTATATGAACAGTCAGGCGAAGAAACGGTGCCGAACTTTACGATTACCGAACATCCTTCCACAGGCTACGGAGAGAAAATTTTTCATATATACGATGAAGATGCAGAAACCGATATCGTCCGCTTTCACGTTCGCCGGGACATGAAACCGAAGCAGGGGTATTTCTTCAACTTTCATTATCACCTGAAAGATGACGGGTTTGAAGAACATCATTCCATCGGTGATATTTACTGGGACAAAAATACGCCTCCTAAATGGATGGCTCATTAA
- a CDS encoding indolepyruvate ferredoxin oxidoreductase subunit alpha → MAFVITSPCQGEKAGECVDVCPVDCIEEGKDQYYIDPDICIDCGACVVVCPVDAILDEHELAPEDEVYLKKAEEFFQEK, encoded by the coding sequence ATGGCTTTCGTAATTACGAGTCCCTGCCAGGGAGAAAAAGCCGGCGAATGTGTGGATGTCTGCCCTGTCGATTGTATAGAAGAAGGAAAAGACCAGTATTATATTGATCCTGACATATGTATCGACTGTGGAGCCTGCGTCGTCGTTTGTCCGGTGGATGCTATTCTCGATGAACACGAGCTGGCTCCGGAAGATGAAGTTTATCTTAAGAAAGCAGAGGAATTTTTTCAGGAAAAGTAA